One region of Vescimonas fastidiosa genomic DNA includes:
- a CDS encoding RNA polymerase sigma factor, protein MTTINLKDYYPWYLTNEYIEVPDEVAAELRAGKLAEAAHAERVRYNKAYYSLDCDDGIEYSACVHEPSPQELLERMDRFCHLWNAINSLPEIQGRRVDAHLILGKSYREIARDEGVDKSAVRSSVLCGIEAMKKYLRKNL, encoded by the coding sequence ATGACTACCATCAATTTGAAAGACTATTACCCTTGGTACTTAACCAACGAATATATCGAGGTTCCCGATGAAGTGGCCGCCGAGCTCCGGGCTGGCAAGCTGGCCGAGGCCGCTCACGCCGAGCGCGTCCGCTACAACAAGGCGTACTATTCCCTCGACTGCGATGACGGGATCGAATACTCCGCCTGTGTGCATGAGCCGTCCCCGCAGGAGCTGCTGGAGCGCATGGATCGCTTCTGCCACCTCTGGAACGCCATCAACTCCCTGCCGGAGATTCAGGGCCGCCGGGTGGATGCCCACCTCATTCTCGGCAAGAGCTATCGGGAGATTGCTCGGGACGAGGGCGTGGACAAAAGCGCTGTCCGCAGTTCCGTCCTGTGCGGGATCGAGGCCATGAAAAAATATTTGAGAAAAAATCTCTAA
- a CDS encoding DUF6870 family protein, producing the protein MKVTAAQLESMRRIDIAAVDKDTLVDVSGMTFDNTLPKEQRAANMLAIMKNPYCFRYGDMVIKLEFADDGPPLQELLTSYFLRMKAGL; encoded by the coding sequence ATGAAAGTAACTGCCGCGCAACTCGAATCGATGCGCCGCATTGATATTGCCGCCGTAGACAAAGACACACTTGTGGATGTTAGTGGAATGACTTTTGATAACACTCTCCCGAAGGAGCAGCGGGCGGCGAATATGCTGGCCATAATGAAAAATCCCTATTGTTTCCGTTACGGAGACATGGTGATTAAGCTGGAATTTGCCGATGATGGGCCGCCGCTTCAAGAGCTTTTGACCTCTTATTTTCTCCGCATGAAAGCTGGACTGTGA
- a CDS encoding recombinase family protein, with product MARTKNRGNNTANSPTSYKSMRWRLGKYIRLSKEDLLRGRDESNSVVNQRLLLEQYHQTHMDEFYEGDENDVYVDDGKTGTDTDREDFQRLLADIYSGKINCVIVKDLSRLSRNYTDAGNLIENLFVRLNIRFISLAEGVDSYRNPDSVSNIIVPITNVMNDQYCYQTSKKIRQVFDMKRRNGEFIGSYAPYGYIKDPQDKHALLVDPEAAEIVKRIFSMFLSGKNKRGITLYLNDHGVPCPTVYKQSQGLKYNAPNAQGNPMWSTITIDTILKNRVYVGDMVQGRQRVKSYKIHIQERVPEEEWFIVENTHEAIIDRETFDKVQGLLKRDTRTAPKQKQLYLFSGFLKCADCGRAMSRIASKGTYVYYQCGTYKSLSKTACTMHSIKNTRLEVGVLFAIQQQVHLAVTYSELVSRINAAPLKKSKSCRLEDMIAIKEKELSKIMRYKQALYQDWKDGEITHTDYRHMSEDYEQQAESINAVLRTLRAERDQLENGMDAESPFLTAFLKYQNIEKLTRDILIELVDHIKVYEGGNISVKFKYADEFRRMAEYIELNSQLAVG from the coding sequence ATGGCACGAACCAAAAACCGGGGGAACAACACCGCCAATTCCCCTACTTCTTATAAATCGATGCGCTGGCGGCTGGGTAAATATATCCGCCTTTCCAAAGAGGACTTGCTCCGTGGACGGGACGAAAGCAACAGCGTAGTCAACCAGCGGCTTCTGCTGGAACAGTATCACCAAACCCACATGGACGAGTTCTATGAGGGGGACGAAAACGATGTGTATGTTGACGACGGCAAGACCGGGACGGACACAGACCGCGAGGATTTTCAAAGATTGCTGGCCGATATTTACAGCGGGAAAATCAACTGCGTAATTGTCAAAGACCTTTCCCGGCTTTCCCGTAACTATACCGACGCAGGAAATCTGATAGAAAACCTGTTTGTGCGGCTCAACATTCGCTTTATCAGTCTGGCCGAGGGCGTGGACAGCTACCGCAACCCGGATAGTGTTTCCAATATCATTGTGCCGATCACCAATGTTATGAACGATCAATACTGCTATCAGACCTCAAAGAAGATCCGACAGGTATTTGATATGAAACGGCGCAACGGTGAGTTTATCGGCTCCTATGCTCCCTATGGCTACATCAAAGACCCGCAGGACAAACACGCTTTACTGGTAGACCCGGAGGCCGCTGAAATTGTAAAACGCATCTTTTCCATGTTCCTGTCGGGAAAGAACAAGCGAGGCATCACCCTCTACCTCAACGACCACGGCGTTCCTTGTCCCACCGTTTATAAGCAAAGCCAAGGCTTGAAATACAATGCCCCCAATGCCCAGGGAAATCCTATGTGGAGCACAATCACCATTGACACGATTTTGAAAAACCGTGTTTATGTGGGGGATATGGTGCAAGGCCGCCAGCGGGTGAAAAGCTACAAAATCCATATTCAAGAGCGTGTGCCAGAGGAAGAATGGTTTATCGTGGAAAACACCCACGAGGCCATTATAGACCGGGAAACCTTTGACAAAGTGCAGGGGCTGCTGAAGCGGGACACCCGTACAGCACCCAAGCAGAAACAACTCTATCTGTTCAGCGGCTTTCTGAAATGTGCTGACTGCGGCAGGGCTATGTCCCGGATCGCTTCAAAAGGCACTTATGTCTATTATCAATGTGGGACTTACAAGAGCCTTTCAAAAACCGCTTGCACGATGCACTCCATAAAAAATACCCGTCTGGAGGTTGGCGTGTTGTTCGCCATCCAACAGCAGGTACATTTGGCAGTCACCTATTCGGAGCTTGTTTCCCGTATCAATGCCGCTCCCTTGAAAAAGAGCAAGTCTTGCCGTCTGGAAGATATGATAGCAATTAAGGAAAAAGAGCTGTCCAAAATCATGCGCTACAAACAGGCTCTCTATCAAGACTGGAAAGACGGCGAGATTACTCATACCGATTACCGGCACATGAGCGAGGACTACGAACAGCAGGCCGAGTCCATCAATGCCGTTCTCCGCACCCTGCGGGCAGAACGGGATCAGCTTGAAAATGGTATGGACGCGGAAAGTCCGTTTCTGACGGCGTTCCTTAAATATCAGAACATCGAAAAGCTGACACGCGACATACTCATTGAACTTGTAGACCATATCAAGGTTTACGAAGGCGGAAACATCAGCGTAAAATTCAAATATGCCGATGAGTTTCGCCGTATGGCTGAGTATATCGAGCTCAATTCCCAACTGGCTGTGGGCTGA